A genomic stretch from Helianthus annuus cultivar XRQ/B chromosome 1, HanXRQr2.0-SUNRISE, whole genome shotgun sequence includes:
- the LOC110879228 gene encoding eukaryotic translation initiation factor 2 subunit beta, with protein MAEEEKQIELKDEAADLAPFDPAKKKKKKKVVIQDPAEDSVEELVEKTDSLSVSESLEPSFTGLKKKKKKQVQTDLMDDEKDIDCPTGEDENGEGSDSQQQKLPWEGSDRDYTYEELLGRVFHTIRENNPELAADRRRTVMRPPQVLREGTKKTVFVNFMDLCKTMHRQPDHVMTFLLAELGTSGSLDGQQRLVVKGRFAPKNFEGILRRYVNEYVICNGCKSTDTNFEKKDRLSFLICEKCCSRRSVAQIKAGFVARVGRRKAGT; from the exons ATGGCTGAGGAAGAAAAACAAATTGAGTTGAAGGATGAAGCTGCAGAT CTTGCACCATTCGACCCGgcaaaaaagaagaagaaaaagaaggtgGTCATTCAAGATCCTGCGGAGGATTCTGTTGAAGAGTTGGTTGAGAAAACCGATAGCTTATCTG TCTCTGAAAGCCTTGAACCCTCATTTACTGgtctgaaaaagaaaaagaagaaacag GTACAGACAGATCTCATGGATGATGAAAAAGATATAGATT GTCCCACTGGAGAGGACGAGAACGGAGAAGGGTCTGACTCGCAGCAACAAAAACTTCCATGGGAAGGAAGCGATCGCGATTACACGTATGAGGAG CTTCTGGGCCGAGTGTTTCATACGATTCGTGAAAACAATCCGGAGCTTGCTGCAGACAGAAGGAGAACAGTCATGAGGCCACCACAAGTTCTCCGTGAAGGAACAAAGAAAACCGTCTTTGTGAATTTTATGGATCTTTGCAAAAC GATGCATAGGCAACCGGATCATGTTATGACCTTCTTGCTTGCTGAACTGGGTACTAGTGGATCGCTTGATGGGCAGCAAAGACTGGTAGTGAAGGGTAGATTTGCACCCAAAAACTTTGAAGGGATTTTGCGTCGATATGTCA ATGAGTATGTTATCTGCAATGGTTGCAAGAGCACGGATACAAACTTCGAAAAGAAGGACCGTCTGTCCTTCCTCATATGTGAGAAG TGTTGTTCTAGGAGATCTGTTGCTCAAATCAAGGCCGGGTTCGTGGCTCGCGTGGGCCGTAGAAAGGCTGGAACTTAG